Proteins encoded by one window of Bacillota bacterium:
- a CDS encoding ABC-2 transporter permease — protein MRTYYKVFIYIYAIGVLLSVMTKVPALAVVIPVVISAPILGLYFSVYERNNLSKLYGILPIRKTDVVIGRYVFALLIVVINGIVASAITYVLSSLLHTGDRLTYIAAVSASFLYFCLFLAVLLPIYFKYPFAKVYVLANLPYYVLAVLGGFVVRRTDLLKHISQALQYFASHQAMILISGIGLGLVLLAVSCSLSCLIYERVEL, from the coding sequence ATGAGGACTTACTATAAGGTCTTCATCTACATCTACGCCATCGGCGTGCTCCTCTCGGTGATGACCAAGGTACCGGCCCTGGCGGTCGTGATTCCCGTGGTTATTTCGGCGCCCATTCTCGGCCTGTACTTCTCCGTATACGAGAGGAACAACCTAAGCAAGCTCTATGGCATCCTGCCGATCCGAAAGACCGACGTCGTCATCGGCAGATATGTGTTTGCCTTGCTTATTGTCGTCATCAACGGGATCGTCGCCAGCGCGATCACCTATGTGCTTTCATCGCTCCTCCACACCGGGGACCGCCTCACCTACATAGCCGCGGTGTCCGCTTCCTTCCTCTATTTCTGCCTGTTCCTCGCCGTCCTGTTGCCCATCTACTTCAAGTACCCGTTCGCCAAGGTCTACGTGCTCGCCAACCTGCCGTACTACGTCCTCGCTGTCCTGGGCGGTTTTGTCGTCAGGCGGACCGATCTCCTCAAGCACATCAGCCAGGCCCTTCAATACTTCGCTTCCCACCAAGCAATGATCTTGATCAGCGGAATCGGCCTGGGGCTGGTTTTGCTCGCTGTGTCATGTTCTTTGTCTTGCTTGATTTACGAGAGGGTGGAACTGTGA